One window of the Eschrichtius robustus isolate mEscRob2 chromosome X, mEscRob2.pri, whole genome shotgun sequence genome contains the following:
- the LOC137756485 gene encoding histone H2B-like has product MLEPSSEASEESPGTKETSEESPGTKEAEPKKPKRRCSRRRRCSRLRRRRCSRLRRCSRRRRCSRRRRCSRRRLSDGFDSFATYFGRVLQRVQEGLSLSQEAVNVMDSFVKDIFERIAGEAARLVRSSKRSTLTSRDMQTSVRLLLPGKRGKHAISSATKAVIRYITGK; this is encoded by the coding sequence ATGCTTGAGCCTTCGTCTGAGGCGTCTGAAGAAAGCCCGGGCACCAAGGAGACGTCTGAAGAAAGCCCGGGCACCAAGGAAGCCGAGCCGAAGAAGCCGAagcgccgctgcagccgccgtcgccgctgcagccgccttcgccgccgccgctgcagccgccttcgccgctgcagccgccgccgccgctgcagccgccgccgccgctgcagccgccgccgcctctcTGACGGCTTCGACAGCTTTGCCACCTATTTCGGAAGGGTGCTGCAGCGGGTCCAGGAGGGCCTGAGCCTCTCGCAGGAGGCCGTGAACGTCATGGATTCGTTCGTGAAGGACATCTTTGAGCGAATCGCCGGCGAGGCGGCGCGCCTGGTCCGCTCCAGCAAGCGCTCCACCCTCACCTCCAGAGACATGCAGACCTCCGTGCGCCTGCTGCTgcctgggaagaggggcaagcacgcCATATCCAGCGCCACCAAGGCAGTAATTCGATACATCACTGGCAAATGA